The following proteins come from a genomic window of Anabrus simplex isolate iqAnaSimp1 chromosome 7, ASM4041472v1, whole genome shotgun sequence:
- the LOC137501476 gene encoding craniofacial development protein 2-like codes for MALLNSKYSGVSSSPVGSPGGTTLREASRNVRCCKEQYCLGTWNVRSMYQGKLDIVKREMKRLGIDILGISEVRWIGIGEFATDEYMVYYSGHENQKKNGVALIVSNRVRKTIMGCNFKTDRMMSVRFQGQPFNITVIQIYAPTTEAEEEDIDQFYEDLRELLQLTPKKDVVFIIGDWNAKVGNQTVDGVTEKFGLGTTNEAGQRLLEFCQDNSLVITNTLFQLPKRRLYTWTSPDGKCRNQIDYILCSQRWRSAVQSSKTRPGADCGSDHELLISKFRLK; via the coding sequence atggctttgctcaattcaaaatattccggagtttcaagttccccagtcggatctccggggggaactacgttgagagaagcctcaagaaatgtgcgatgctgcaaggaacagtactgtttaggaacttggaatgtaagatccatgtatcaaggaaagctggatatagtcaaacgagaaatgaagagactgggcatcgatatactgggaataagcgaagtgagatggattggtattggtgaatttgctacagatgagtacatggtatactattctggacatgaaaaccaaaagaaaaatggagttgccctcatagttagcaacagggtgcgtaaaactataatggggtgcaattttaaaactgatagaatgatgtctgtacgttttcaaggccaaccttttaacatcacagtcatacaaatttacgcaccaaccactgaagctgaagaggaagatattgaccagttttatgaagacttacgagaattgctacagttaacaccaaagaaggatgtcgtcttcattattggcgactggaatgccaaagtaggaaatcaaactgtagatggagtaacggaaaaatttggccttggcacaacaaatgaagctggacagagactcctagaattctgtcaagacaactcactggtcattaccaacacactgtttcaattgcccaaacgacgcctatacacctggacctcgccagatggtaaatgtcggaatcagatcgactacatactctgtagtcaaaggtggaggagtgctgtacagtcatccaaaacaaggcctggggctgattgtggatcagatcacgagctcttaatttccaaattccggctcaaa